A single window of Vibrio stylophorae DNA harbors:
- the fusA gene encoding elongation factor G: MARKTPIERYRNIGICAHVDAGKTTTTERILFYTGVNHKIGETHDGASTMDWMEQEQERGITITSAATTTFWRGMDQQFEEHRINIIDTPGHVDFTIEVERSLRVLDGAVVVFCGSSGVEPQSETVWRQADKYEVPRLVFVNKMDRAGADYLRVINQIKDRLGANPVPIQLNIGAEDEFKGVIDLIKMKTINWSEEDQGTTFSHEDIPAELLAEAEEWRTNLVEAAAEASEELMDKYLEEGELSEAEIKQGLRQRTLNNEIVLATCGSAFKNKGVQAVLDAVIEFLPSPTEVKAIRGEDMDGNELIRHADDNEPFAALAFKIATDPFVGNLTFMRVYSGVVTSGDAVYNSVKEKRERLGRIVQMHANKREEIKEVRAGDIAAAIGLKTVTTGDTLCDQDHKVILERMEFPEPVIQIAVEPRSQADQEKMGIALGKLAAEDPSFRVETDGETGQTLISGMGELHLDVIVDRMKREFSVECNVGKPQVAYRETIRGKTEVEGKFVRQSGGRGQFGHVWLKIEPSEPGEGFVFVDEIVGGAVPKEYIGAVSKGVEEQMNNGVLAGYPVLDVKATLFDGSYHDVDSSEMAFKIAGSMAFKKGALQANPVILEPMMKVEVTTPEDWMGDVVGDLNRRRGMIEGMDEGPAGLKIIRAQVPLSEMFGYATDLRSATQGRASYSMEFCQYAEVPKNIADSIIAERS, encoded by the coding sequence GTGGCTCGTAAAACTCCTATCGAGCGCTACCGCAACATCGGTATTTGTGCTCACGTGGACGCCGGTAAAACCACCACAACTGAGCGTATCCTGTTCTACACTGGTGTGAACCACAAAATTGGTGAGACGCACGATGGTGCCTCTACCATGGACTGGATGGAACAGGAGCAGGAGCGTGGTATCACCATCACTTCTGCTGCCACCACGACTTTCTGGCGTGGTATGGATCAACAGTTTGAAGAACACCGCATCAATATCATCGACACCCCTGGACACGTTGACTTTACCATCGAGGTAGAGCGTTCATTGCGCGTGCTTGACGGTGCCGTGGTTGTTTTCTGTGGATCTTCAGGTGTTGAGCCTCAGTCCGAAACGGTATGGCGTCAAGCCGATAAGTATGAAGTGCCACGTTTGGTGTTCGTCAATAAGATGGACCGTGCCGGTGCCGATTACCTTCGCGTCATCAACCAAATTAAAGACCGCCTTGGTGCAAACCCAGTGCCAATCCAATTGAACATTGGAGCCGAGGATGAGTTTAAAGGTGTGATTGACTTGATTAAGATGAAGACCATTAACTGGTCTGAAGAAGATCAAGGCACCACCTTTAGTCATGAAGATATTCCAGCAGAACTACTAGCTGAAGCCGAAGAGTGGCGTACCAATCTAGTAGAAGCTGCCGCTGAAGCTTCAGAAGAGCTGATGGACAAATACCTTGAAGAAGGTGAGTTGTCTGAAGCTGAAATCAAGCAAGGCCTACGCCAGCGCACGCTGAATAACGAAATCGTACTTGCCACATGTGGTAGTGCGTTCAAAAACAAAGGCGTACAGGCTGTACTTGATGCGGTGATTGAATTCCTGCCATCGCCAACGGAAGTGAAAGCGATCCGTGGTGAAGATATGGATGGCAATGAGTTGATTCGTCATGCTGATGACAATGAACCATTTGCAGCTCTTGCATTCAAAATCGCAACTGACCCATTCGTGGGTAACCTGACATTTATGCGCGTATACTCTGGTGTTGTGACATCAGGTGATGCGGTATATAACTCAGTGAAAGAAAAGCGTGAACGTCTTGGTCGTATCGTTCAGATGCACGCCAATAAGCGTGAAGAGATCAAAGAAGTACGCGCCGGTGACATCGCTGCTGCGATCGGTCTAAAAACCGTGACCACAGGTGACACCCTATGTGATCAAGACCATAAAGTGATTCTTGAGCGCATGGAATTCCCTGAGCCAGTGATTCAAATCGCGGTTGAGCCTCGTTCACAGGCTGACCAAGAGAAAATGGGTATCGCGCTAGGTAAACTAGCGGCAGAAGATCCATCATTCCGCGTTGAAACTGATGGCGAAACCGGTCAAACCTTGATTTCAGGCATGGGTGAGCTTCACCTTGACGTAATCGTTGACCGTATGAAACGTGAGTTCAGCGTTGAATGTAATGTGGGTAAACCACAAGTAGCTTACCGTGAGACTATCCGTGGTAAGACTGAAGTTGAAGGTAAATTCGTTCGTCAGTCTGGTGGTCGCGGTCAGTTCGGTCACGTATGGCTGAAGATTGAACCATCTGAGCCAGGTGAAGGTTTTGTCTTTGTTGACGAAATCGTTGGTGGCGCTGTACCAAAAGAGTACATCGGTGCCGTATCTAAAGGTGTAGAAGAACAGATGAACAACGGTGTGCTTGCGGGCTATCCGGTGCTTGATGTAAAAGCTACCCTGTTTGATGGTTCTTACCACGATGTTGACTCGTCAGAAATGGCGTTTAAGATCGCGGGTTCAATGGCATTCAAGAAAGGTGCGCTCCAAGCAAATCCTGTTATTCTTGAGCCAATGATGAAAGTTGAAGTAACAACACCGGAAGATTGGATGGGTGATGTTGTGGGTGACTTGAACCGTCGCCGCGGCATGATCGAAGGTATGGATGAGGGCCCTGCGGGTCTGAAAATTATTCGTGCTCAAGTGCCACTATCTGAGATGTTTGGTTACGCAACTGATCTACGTTCAGCAACGCAAGGCCGCGCTTCATACTCTATGGAGTTCTGCCAATACGCTGAAGTACCGAAAAACATTGCAGACTCAATTATTGCAGAACGCTCTTAA
- the rpsG gene encoding 30S ribosomal protein S7, translated as MPRRRVIGQRKILPDPKFKSELLAKFVNIVMVDGKKSTAEKIVYGALDIMAERSGKEHLAVFEEALENVRPAVEVKSRRVGGSTYQVPVEVRPVRRNALAMRWMVEAARKRGEKSMAQRLAAEMLDASENKGTAVKKREDVHRMAEANKAFAHYRW; from the coding sequence ATGCCACGTCGTCGCGTTATTGGTCAGCGTAAGATCCTTCCAGATCCTAAATTCAAATCTGAATTGCTGGCAAAATTTGTCAACATCGTTATGGTTGACGGTAAAAAGTCTACTGCCGAAAAAATCGTTTACGGCGCACTAGACATCATGGCTGAGCGTTCTGGTAAAGAGCACCTAGCTGTATTTGAAGAAGCACTTGAAAATGTTCGCCCAGCGGTAGAAGTTAAATCTCGCCGTGTGGGTGGTTCTACTTACCAAGTTCCTGTAGAAGTACGTCCGGTTCGCCGTAACGCACTTGCTATGCGTTGGATGGTAGAAGCTGCGCGTAAGCGTGGTGAGAAATCAATGGCGCAACGCCTAGCAGCTGAAATGCTAGACGCGTCAGAAAACAAAGGTACTGCGGTTAAGAAACGTGAAGACGTTCACCGTATGGCCGAAGCGAACAAAGCGTTCGCTCATTACCGCTGGTAA